The Pelodiscus sinensis isolate JC-2024 chromosome 6, ASM4963464v1, whole genome shotgun sequence sequence ACATGAGTTATTCTGggatagctattccagaataacactgAGTATGGAAACTCGGGGACAGTGTCTAtcctgcaccccttttccagaaaagggatgcagatgagacaagtcggaattgcaaatgacgcgggggatttaaatatcccccgcttcatttgtataaacatggctgccgcttttttccggctcggggctttaaatcaggaataagggacctttcggaaaaggctttattttccgaacgatcccatctagactggcgcttttctccggcaaagccccgagccggaaaaaagtggcagccatgttcatacaaatgaagcgggggatatttaaatcccccgcttcatttgcaattccgacttgtctcatctgcatcccttttccggaaaaggggtgcagtgtacaCACAGCCTTACTCTGGCTTTTCATTTGCCTTTTGGTATTTGAGTCacattttcagtctttttttccaaaacagaaaGATCTAAGAAACTTTAAAATTAAAGCTCCAGCAATTAATGCACTAATAAACCTACCAGATAGTATGAGACTTGTGACAACATTTCAAGAGTTAGCAACACTTGATGTAGAATGGACAAGTTAAAGAGCTTGTCCATCAGCTCCCTTGACTCCAGGTTAAATGCTCTAGCACAGCCTCCAGAGCTTTCTTCTCAGAGAACACAGATAGAGCATTGGCATATTATGGAGTACGAAGGAGTTGACATGCAAAGAGGCACATGTGGTTGCAGGAAAAGTATGTGTTTTATTTGCAGTAGCTCAGATGTGAAACCTACTTGCAACAGCATTACTTCTGGGTGTAGAGATTTCAACTATAAGCCTTCCAGCTGTGTGAACTCCATTTGACCAACACAATGGTTTCACACCAGTGTAACCCTCACAGACTTTAATATAATTACTCCTGACTTACATCAGCATAAATTAGTTCAGGATCAGCCCTTTATGATTTGAAAAAATCTAGAGCTGGGTGTAGCAGTTGCATTCTTCTTGGTTAGCTCTTCTCATGTGTATATAAATGCAAGTCAAGCTGTCAGGATTATGGACTAATTACTTGTCAAATTTCCGTTTAGTCAGAACTTGATTTATTTATAAAGTCATCCATGGGTTTTATGTTTGTATAACTTTTTTATAATTGGCAAATCTATATTTTGCAAATCTCCTATGTTATCTCTGAATGCTTTCTCTTTAATAACAGATGGGgtggattttttattttaaattatcatCTTTTTCAAATTCTTTGTAAAGTAAAATGAGCGAGACGAATATTAAGGTTTTTTAAAATGATACTACAGTATAGCTGGTTACCTCTATATAATCCACATCTCATTACATCTGATGGTGTAAAAGCCATTGTTCTAAATACAGTAAATACTCGTTTAACAtgtgcctgcttaacatgttttcgcaatagcacgatttttttagggaacatttttcgaataacacacgaaaataatcaagtggcagactactttaCATGGCGGTATAAATTGGTGAAAACAATGGTAATACGCACTAGTGGATGAATATACGTGGTCACAGCgttcctccgctcactcacgtgtttatctttgtgttttgacAAACCACAGTGACTTgagttgctagatatctaatgttgatgttgatgacccagcaccaacaaaaaagtGACTTTGCCATCACCAGCTGAAACTTCAtcaccaccttttccattatttttaatgggaaaattgattcCGCATAGCATATTTTCGCTGAgtacgaacattttcagaaacacatctatagtgttaaatgaggaattactgtacatctAATCCCAGATTTTCATCTAAAATTTGCAAATAAGTATAATTTATATCATGGGTTCAATGAAATCTCTGGATCTGAAAGATTCTGAACTTTGAAATGTTTTGAATCTGGATCTGAATTTTGTAACTGGAATCTCATTCAAATTTCCTCAAACCTATGGATACAGAAAGACAAATGTATTGCAGCAGAGTGACCATATGCAATGAATTGCAGGATCTGGACTTCATTTCTTGTGCATCATTTCTTGTGAAAAGCAAACTTACTTTTAAATTGGTATGAGTTTgtagtgaaaataaaaataaaaaatgggtaTATGGCCTATTTTCTTTCCCAAACCAATGGTTTTCAATTGTCTTCAAATGTAATTGATCATTAATACAAACATTTCTAAACATGGCAACACAAACACACAATCGTAGTGCTTTCACTGTAAATCAGAAACTAATGTTTTTGTTAAACTATGATTTGTGATTTAATATACGCagaattttttttgtatttgattttgttcaaaaatgtttttaacgtgTCTGAACAGCAGATGGCTATCAGAAAGAGTCTGTATTTAGCTTTGCACTTTCCACTCTGCATTCCTTTACTATTCATAGCACAGCACTCATACTTATCTTAAGTATACATAAAAGGAGGCAGTTTCATTTGCAGCTGCAGTTCCCCTAGAATGCTTTGAGTATTTACAGTACCATTTGTGacaaatcttttttaaatgttgagGACCATTTGTTAGAAATAGCAGACAGAGTTCTGTCTAAACTTAGTTATACAACCCCAATGAAATGAGTGGGATTGCTATAGTGTAACTAAGAGgagaaacttcagggggtagccgagttagtctgcacaggagGAGAAAGTGGCCCTGTGTTCTTAATGAGGGGCCACATCTTGCAATCACACCCAGGCATTTGAACCCCTCTGCTGGTGCAGAGCTAGCTGGGCTCTGAAGGACTGAGCATCTGCTCCCATAGAGCTAATTGTATGATCAGGACTTTTAAGTACTAAAGAAAGTCATAGAACAAAACATTTACATGATTGTTATCAAATTGATTGTGTATATTTATTAGATTGAATTTACCTCTAGCACATTAATGCCTTTAAATCAAGGGCAGCTACATAAGAATGACTTTGATTCCTTTGAACTTTTATTACTGAACATCATTTTGCTTCTATTGTTGGGAGAaagccaggatatttaaataaatgaactgagattaaaaaacaaagtgTTAAAAAATTTCTATCAAAATAAGTTGACTCAGTGTTAGTAGAAAGATGGCATATTTTGAAACATTGCATTTTCAAAACACTATTTAATGTTTATTCTGTTGTTCAGTAGTCccttaaatacattttaatggaACATTTGAAAGCAATTTTAGAAATGAATATGAATTCAAAATGTTTTGCCAAAAATTATATTGCAGACCAAATGCATGCTGCTCATTCATACTTGGACATCATCTAAGAAAGCTGAAGTTAATATTATATGATGATGTAACTAATAAAAATATGGCATTTTTCTGTTATGTAAATTAAAATTCCTTAAAACTGATGGACTAATGTCAGTGGCTCCTTTCATTATTCATCTCATGTATACATATTACAAAAGTAAATCCCATTTATTGGTATTTTATACATGCTTTATACTTGGTATCTTATCAGAGAGCAATATATAAAATACTTTTCATTTGTTATGATTGCCATaaactttgttttgtttaaaaagcagaggtctCCAACACACACGCAGCTGGAGGAAGGTGGTTTTACATTTCACATCAAACAATAAAACTCAACATGCCAGAAATACATGCAAAGTTTTGTTCTTATCTCCGTTGTAAATGCAAACGAACAACTCCACATGCATGGCTGCATTGCAAAGCATTGTTTGAATTACATTAGGACTAATGTCATCTCACCAATAACAATTAACAAGACTTTAATCCATTCCCTCTGAGCTTTTCATTTCAACAACCAAAATGCCATCATGGCAAAAGAGTGCAGACAAATCTTTTTTCTTGACTCCATTAGGTAATTTGTATTGTCTTATAAAGCTTCTGGATATGAAACCATGTTCATCCATCCTAGGTCCATGCTGAGCTTTGATCAGGAGCCAGCCTTCAAAAGTCTGAATGATGATATCTTCAGGACGGAACTGCACAACATCCAATAAGACTTGAAAACTGGATTTGCCTTCTTCTGTGCTATTCTCTGCTGCAGCTGTAATTGTTGTTGCACGTCTGTTTTTCACCTCAGCTGTGGATGAGCCTGGCAATGCATATAAAAAGTGATCCAACTTGCATGCTTCCAGATCTTGGACAGCAAACTGCTCTTGATAACGTACAGGAGTTTCCACCCAGTGTCTTGTAATTACTCCTTCCATTGCTGAGAGAGAAATATGAGTTACTGCTTTCTGATAGCCAGAGAAAGCAATAGAGTCAGATTGGCGTAGTGAGCTCCTTCCAGTTGCATGCCTACTCCCAGACTAATTTATCAGTTGATGTAGCCTTTCATTTTTAGCACTGGCAGAGCTTAACACTTAATTGGACGCGATTCATGTTCATTTTTATACATTGACAATACAGTACTATTTATAGGACATGTGTCTTCAGTGGCTTTGACCATTTTTATGCATACACTAAGCAGTATAAATGAAATTTTATTGTACATTTTGTTCTTTTCACATTAGCCTGTTTGTTGTTATGACTAAATAAGGTATTTTAAAGGTTCTTTTAATTGCCTAAAAAGGAGTTTAGTGTTCTGTTTCTCAAGGGAAACTACCACAGAAGCTGTAAAAGTTATATTTCTTCTCATTGAAATAAGGAAATTATTTGGGGCAGGAGGACATGAGCTGTTTGAGAGTGTGAGAAAAACGAAGTAGGGTGTGGTTTCACTAGAAAGTTATCAGGTGCCTCTAAAGTTGTGGCAGAGGTTTTGCAGGAACCAAACCATGGGTGCTCCTGAGAAAGTTATTTGTGGTCTGTAGGAACAACTGAAAGGTAACTGAGATGCAGTTAAGGATCTTGGTGGTACAGTGGGAGAGACCTGTGATTTGAGTCTGACAGTGTGATGAAATATGAGTCTGCAATTCCAGACTATAGCTCAGACTCAAAAGACTGAGGCCTAGTCTATACTAACCCCACCATTGATCTAATCTTCATGACTTCAGTGTAGCTGAAGTAGATGTACTTATCAGAGTGTCTTGCATGCAGGACGGTCAacgggctgctctcccatcaacaccaGCTACTCTTCTAAACAGACGTGATAAATCAATGGCTGGTTGATTGATCTCTGCAGTATCAATCCCCAGTACTGTGGAAACAAGCTCTCAATGAGCCCTGAAATCTCATAGTAAAAATGACAGTTGAAATAACTGGATGTCCTGAGTTTTGGTGAAATTGTGAAAATGGCTAACTTTTTTctgatagactcatagactttaaggccagaaaggattagcatggtcatctagtctgacctcctgcaatTGCCAGCTACCGAACCTCACCCATCCACTTCTGTAATACACCCATAATCTCTGGCtgaattactgaagtcctcaaatcatgatttaaggaTCATCAAACTACAGAGAATCTACAATTTAAACAGGCAAGTGACCTGTGTCCTATATGGCAGCCAATCTGATCTAGGGAAAAATTCTTTCCTTACCCCAGCTATGGTGATCATTTAGACCTGAGCTTGTGGGggagacccaccagccagacatttGGGAAAGAATTCTTTGTAGTAACTCAGAGTTCTCTTCACCTAGTGTTCCATCATCAGCTGTTGTGGATATTTGCTACTAGCTGAGACTGTTGTGGGCAGTCTCATCACACTATCCCCTGCATAAATTTATCAGGCACAGTCTttaaaccagttaacttttttttttgccctcACTGTGTCTCTTGGAAGACTGTTCCAGAAcatcactcctctgatggttagaaatcttggcctaatttcaagcctaaagtTATTGATGGCCTGTTTATATCCACATTCCTGTATCCACACTGGcgcttaacttaaataacttcTTTTCCTCCCTGGTATctatccctctgatgtatttatagaaagcagtcatatctcccctcagctttTGTTTGGTTAGACTAAACCTGTCAAGCTCTTTTAGTCTCCTCGCATAAAGTAGGTTTTCCACTCCTCTGATCATCCTGGTAGcctttctctgcacctgttccagtttgaattgaTCTTTTGTAAATATGTAGTGTCCTGCATGGATACACAACTCATGTCCACAGATGTAGGTATAAAGTGGATATTCATGGAACTGCAGGGCTTCAGTAACAATGAGCAAGACTAGCATGGCCATGGCCAGTGAGGCTTTGTTTGCACTAcggattttttttggaaaaacgactgtttttctaaaaaaactcacagagcatccactgcccaagtgcgtttttgtgcaaaaaaatcaaaagaatagaggggttttttcaGCATAGGTATtactccttctatgaggaagaacgttTTTtcgcgaaagagctcttttgttaaaaggggtgtgtggacagggaagatgggttttttgcacagaaagaggaaaaagtacaggtgcccgttctgtgcatagcaatcagaggttactttcaagagagcatccatgcagtctggactctctctttcgcaaaagcacatcactttttttaatgcacttttgcagagtggatgcgctcttgcgcaagaagtttttgcagaagttctctttcgataaaagcttcttgtgcaagaagcctgcagtctagacgtagcctggctgggccagaaaccacagcagcaaaagcagcagcatgtcaGGCAAACACCAGACTCACTAGCAGCTGTCCCTGGTCATGCTAGTTTGTGCAGGTGGCTCACACACTCTCTTAACAGGAGCATTTTCCATGCAGCAGTCTGTGACTCCTGTCTGGGAGTGTGAGAACTGATTGTGCACAGCAGCATGAGCAGGGACAGCTGCTGTTGAGTCTGGCGCCTGCTCCAgtgggaagggatggggcagcaTAACCATGCCAGAAGAGCTGTCTTCATGGGGCCTTGGCTCCTCAAGCAGTGGCCTGGCATGCCTGCACTGTCACTGCTGCAGTTCCTGGCTCAGTCACTGGACATGGCCCTGCTGGTCATTCATTGTCTCTAGTACCCTGCATTCCGTGTATATCCACATCTGCGGATATGAATTGTGTATGTGCACACAGGTTGGTGACAGACTTTGAGGAGCCCTGGCAATGTGACAGGGGgttggctccagcccccaaaaggggttagggttaggagcagccagcccttagtgctgcctgaATTGTTCCATGCATGGCtctgatggtgatttaaagggcccagagctgctgGCCCTTTttaattgctgggccctggggcaactgccccgtttgcttccctctccccttcccctttggcAGCCCTGTTCGCATATGGttttctgcacacagtattccagatgaggtctcacCTATGCCTCGTATTATGATACTGACACATCCCTGTCTCTATTGGCACTATCTCACCAGAGCCATCTTAGACTGCATTCGATTTTTTTCATGGCTGCATCCCTTTGGTaactcatagtcatcctatgatCAACTATTACATTctggtctttctcctcctctgttgcttCCAACTGATAAATCCCCAGTTCATAGCAAAAAATCTTGTTGCTCCTATATGCATGACCTTGCACTTTGCACTATTAAATGTCATTCCATTTCTATTATTCCAGGTTTCAGGGTTATTCAGACCTTCTTGTATGATATAGAGTTCTCCTCCATATTGGCAATACCTCCTAACTTTGCATCATCTGTACATTTTATTAGCACAATCCCAGTTTTTGTGCCaatatcattaataaaaatgctaaataaGATTGTTCCAAGACTGATCCCTGacgaactccactagtaacctccctccagcctgacagttcacctttcaggtACTATGCCtgttaaccagttccttatcaaCTTTTAGTTCTCATATTAATACCCATCATCTCCAATTTAACTAATAGTTTCCTATCTGGAACTGTATCACAttccttactgaaatccaggtggATCAGATCTACTGCTTTTCCTTTGTCTAAAAAATCAGTTATCTTCTCAAAGAAGATCCGGTAGGTCtggcacagtgtttcttaaactgtgttttgcggcacactggtgtaccgcggagaacaacagagttcaaaatggccactcttaaaggggcaggcgacctttttttttggcccaataactttccccccgaccctttttcccctctgaccttttttttttcctaaacaaaaagtccttggtattcctcataaaaaatattatttggtgttccttggtcttaaaaagtttaagaaacacggtCTGGCACAATCTCCCTTTTGTGAAACCATGTTGTATTTTAATCTCATTTACCATTTACCCTTGTGGGTTTAATGActttctctttcaacatttgttcCAACATCTTGCATAAAACTGAGGTCAAACTAACAGGCTTGTAGTTTTTTGCTTTCTTAAAAAATAGATGTGATATTAGCAGTTCTCCAGTCACAGGGTAAAACTGAGTTTACAGGAtcattaaaaatccttgctaGTGTGCTTGCAATTCCATGTTCCAGTATTATTCTTGGACAGGGATTATCCAGCCTCTCTGATTTGTATCATTATGCTATTTGAGTTTTACTTTCACCTCGGATGTGGTAATTTCTACCTCCATATCCTCATTTCCATTAGCCCAATGACACTATCCCTAAAGTCTTCATTACTCTTATTAAAAACAAAGGCAGAGTATTTGTGGAGATATTGGGCCAGGCTTAGATTAGCTTTAATCTTCACCTCACCATCAGTGTTTAGTAGTCccacttcttttgctgttttctttttatttatatggcAATAGAACCTTTTAGTATTGGTTTTAACTTCTTTTGCAAGGTTCAACTCTGCTTGGCTTTTTTCAGTTCTCACTTTTTCCCTATCCTTTTTGACCTCCAAGAGGTAGGTTCTTGGCAGAGTTCAACACTTTAGATGTGTTAACAGTTAAAGAGACCATCAACTGTCAGGATTAGTGTTAGCCCGTTGGTCCAAATTGCAGCATAGCAATGCTCCAGAAGGCCCAGATGCAAGAAAAGTTTGGGGCCTCATTCTAGAttcaaagcttgtttctctccagTTCCTCATAGCTCCAGATCAGCCCCACTGAGggtgggtatgtttacactgcagagttttgtcagaaaaacagctatttttccaGCAAAACCCTAGTTACGTTCAcgctgcaatcgcattcttccaaaagtaaattgaaagaacagaagggttttcctGGCATTggcaatcctctttctacaaggaagaagcctttttccgaaagagctcttttggaaaaaggcgtgtgacgatggggaagagagaattcttttgaaagaagagggaagaggaaaaagcacaggtgcccaggtagccactccatccatagtaatcccagcttacatgcaagatagcatccattcaatgtggacactatcttctgaaaaagcagattgctttttctatgcactgttgtgtgtggacgctgtctttcagaagaagttttttcagaagatctcttctgaaaaaaggatcttccaaaagaagcctgcagtctagacatagcctgtcccAGCTCCTTCctagcttcccttcccctccttcatGGTCCTCTTACAGACCCTCAGCTCTTTCTGTGTCTCCACCCTCTAGTTCTGATCCaagctcctcccagcactcctTTATTCTCTCACCAGCCTTCTTCAGTTCAGCCCTCAGCTCCCCCAGTTCTGACCCAATCACCCCACACAAGCCCTTTTAACTTCCCTCCTGCCCAACACTTTCctgatccctcctccccaccaatcCCCAACAGCTGCTTTaacccctgcccccttcctcagcTCAGCTATATAGCCCCCCCCCATTCTTCCATCACAGCACTCCCCAGTTCCTGCATGCTTCTCCACACTATGCAAAAGGGCTGATGATTTTATCTTGTGCTctgtctcttggggtatgtctacactaccaccctagttcgaactagggtggttaatgtaggcaaccgaagttgcaaatgaagcccgggatttaaatatcccgggcttcatttgcatcttgccgggcgccgccatttttaaagccccggtagttcggactccatgcctgcggctacacgtggcacggagtaggtacttcagattaggctctctaatctgaactaccgttactcctcgtggaacgaggtgtaccggtagttcggattagagagcctaatccgaactacctactccatgccgcgtgtagccacgggcacggagtccgaactaccagggctttaaaaatggcggctcccggcaagatgcaaatgaagcccgggatatttaaatcccgggcttcatttgcaacttcgattgactacattaaccaccctagtttgaactagggtggtagtgtagacatacccttggtgggGACATGTTTCCCATGTCCGATCCCCCTTGTATGCATGTTCTGCAATTTCCTCCACATCTTCTGTATACATCCTTCCTGGCTGCTCACACCTGGGGTGCCCTTATTACCTTGAGGGCCCTGGTGCCCCTCTTCAGTGTGGTGTGATGACAGGGCCCAGCTTCTGATGGACTAGTGGTCACATGATGCATATGCAGCTAGATCTGAGTGATCTTCACTCTGGATGGGCCCCTATAATGTTGTGAGCCTTGGGGCAACAGCATCGTTTGCATCTTTATAACTATTCCACTGGGTACCAGCATCCTTTCTCTTCTGGGGCTCACTGGCTTAGGTCCAAGGCCTAGATCACAAGTGAATCTGGATGTGGATTCAAGCTGAAAACCTCTCCAatctccctgctgctcagtggcCCAAGAGAGGATAAGCCCTGGAAACTATTAGTAGTTTTCTTAATGATCCCAAGGGGAATACAGCTGATGTGAAAGACAAATACTCCAAATCTTTTTAAGTTCTTAAGAAAAGTGTCCATATCTGTTTTTGCTATCTGCTCAGGAAAGTCTCTTTCATGGAGTTCAGTAAGAGAAAGCAGTATAGACTGTGGAAACTAAAGACTAAAGTGTTTGTTTCCTCAAATAGCAGTAATGCTGAGGATTACAAACTAAATTATAgttgtattctctctctctctctctctctctctctttctctctttttttttttttttttttttggcttttgttCTGTGGAATACTCTTGTCTCTTCCTCTTTCCTGATAGCGAAAACAGTAAGCAAGCCTGCATATGAACTCTGAAAGTTAATGGACTATGGAAACATCAAGAAACATCAAGTTTTAATAGCCCactgtttcccaaatagtgctctgcaaaaccccagggttccacaaagtgaaagtaagggttccgcaagATCCCaatcactctcccccacccccgcgccGGAACTGGTCTTAGGGGCaggctaggtttttttttttttgcttgacatttccttcccccccccccccccccagcttttttttttttttttttggtcgacCAGTTTTCCCTGACGTTTTTTTataaagggttccatggccaaataaaattgggaaacactgtaatAGCCTATCTCAAAAGAGTCTCTCTCccctttatttatatatatatatgtatatatacacacacacaaaacacacttGCCAGATTACACATATAAATGAACAGACTTGAGATATTTTCTTAGTCATTATGCATGTTAGAGTTgctattttattttcagaaaatgtaAAGCCCGATATGCTAATTGAGAACATTATTTAAAGGCTGGTCATTAATGACTCAGACTGACTTTGAACAATATTAACTTAGTTCATTGAAGGCTTATGCCTACTGCAAGAAGGGAATGAGCATGCTTCTTTATTAAAAGCCTGGGTATTCTTTTGGCAGTGTCCAGCAAATAATGCTGTGTTTTTAGGATGGGATTCTAATTGTACAGTTTATGAAAGTATTAGCAGAGTAATGAAACCTCGCCCATTATCCGTTAAACAGCTGTTTTCTATTTTATAAACCTGAGTGACTCAACCAATGGACGAATTGTATCCCTTGTGTGAGGTAATATACTCTGTTGGTTGTCTTTAGCCAGACAGGACAGATGTTATGTCTTTAAAAATCGTTAAATCATTTAAATTTATTGTTTGCAAGTCTTATTATTCCTACTGGGTTCTGTTCTCTGATACTCTGGTTTAGCTCACTTCAGTTTTGTGCTCTGTCCATTAACCTTCTCCATATTGACACtgaaacctttaaaaaaagaaaaagctgttAACTTTTTCTGGTGAGAGTGGGCTGTCTCTCAGTAGAGCCTTTCTTTGAGGCAACTTGGTAGACTGCTgaagttttaatgaaaaatattagtACATACCCTGTAAGACATAATTATGCTTGTTTTTAACTACATAAAGCTGTTTAGTTCCTAGTCCTTTAAATATCTCCTATCAGACATATTGAGAGCAATAGGTATGATCTAATTAGTGAATAATGGCTTGAATTCCCCTTAAATATACAAATTAGGCAAGGCTATATAGGTGTTACTACACCATCATTCTCCATAATAGGAGTCTGACAGCCTCTTATCGTCTACCTCTAACATCTTTCTTCTCTACTTCTCATCTTGGTCTCTCCCACATCTGAGGTCAGGTCTATGCTACTGAAGAAAGTTGATTTAAGATATGCCACTGTAGCTATGAGAATAGCATGGCTGGTGTCGATGTACCTTAAGTAGAATTTCTGACCCTCCCTGCAGGAGGTCGACAGGAGGAAAtctccattgacttcccttactcctcactatTTGGTGGAGTATTAGGGTCGACAGGAGTGCCATCAGAGATTGATTTAGTGAGTCCGTACTAgccctgctaaattgaactctgggaCATTGATATCTGGAgctcagagctgggacagggcAGGAAGGGTACTGTAGGAGGTGAAGGTCGTGGGCTTTGTGAGCAAGTTAGGGTGCAAGAGGGGTTCTAACCTGGGCAGGGGTTGGGCTAAAGGAGGGGGTTGAGGGTGTATGCGGTGCtcacctcaggcagctcctggaagcaatTGGCATGTCCCTCCTATGGGAGAGGGAGAGTTCTtagagagagggccaaagggctCTGCAGTGACATCATCGaggatagtgttcctgacagctaataattccacagggatttcaaaagcttccacctctcccccccatcaaacttagcctggaccagtccacacaagagattcatttccttgacactacagtacaattaaatgatgacCACGTCGctaccaccttataccagaaacctaccaaccaTTATTCTTACTTACatgtctctagcttccatccaggacacataacatgatcaattgtttacagccatgCCCTAAAGCAAGCTATACTGCTGCGTAGGAAAgttagaaaatatggcaaaagaccaccttggcatAACcagaagatcttgcatgatctaaaaatacaaaaggagtcatataaaaatggaaactagacaaattacaaaggatgaatctaGGCAAACAGTACAGgaattcaggggcaagattagaaaggcagaggcacaaaatgagctcagactagctacaggcataaaggaaaagaagaagacattctataaatatattagaagtaagaggaagaccaaggacagggtagtcccattgctcagtgaggtgggagaaacagtaacaggaaacttggaaatggcagagatgcttaataacttctttgtttcagtcttcactgagaagtctgatgaaggaatgcctaacatagtgaatgctagtaggaagggggtaggtttagaaaataaaatataaaaaataacaggttaaaaatcacttagaaaagttagatgcctgcaagtcaccaggg is a genomic window containing:
- the HSPB3 gene encoding heat shock protein beta-3 yields the protein MEGVITRHWVETPVRYQEQFAVQDLEACKLDHFLYALPGSSTAEVKNRRATTITAAAENSTEEGKSSFQVLLDVVQFRPEDIIIQTFEGWLLIKAQHGPRMDEHGFISRSFIRQYKLPNGVKKKDLSALFCHDGILVVEMKSSEGMD